One Glycine max cultivar Williams 82 chromosome 3, Glycine_max_v4.0, whole genome shotgun sequence DNA window includes the following coding sequences:
- the LOC100811961 gene encoding uncharacterized protein yields the protein MEEGGPQRPKQMKDVVTSRWFILRALHEAGMISFDGHKGDSCLIHPGAMHDMETCPTVEELFQGMIDKGMFEVYATRRVVTTRISPQGFQPISVKKPAPFPYKSDKAVPWKYVSQRPDRRKEDSIIDDLSAAKVTNISGTSGVTRSGRIFATPKLLVRAKDPKGKAKVGMEESSKASPILDKEVSAGRLVKEEEDFSKRGISVEEATELKVIEQLNKTPPRISLLGLLMNSEPHRALLVKILNEAHVAQDISVEGFRGIINNITANNYLIFFDEEIPVEGQGHNKALHVSVKCLDHIVAKVLIDNDSSLNVMPKATLDKLPFNPSHLRSSSMVVRAFNGSLPDVRREIDLPIQIGPHVCQIIFQVMDINPALSCLLGRPWIHSVGVVPSMLHQKLKFVVEGQLIIVSGEEDILVSCPSSTPYVEATEESLEMAFQAFEVVTNAYVESPPVQPRSSDVALIVARVMLGHGYEPDMGLR from the exons ATGGAGGAGGGTGGACCTCAGAGGCCGAAGCAAATGAAGGATGTGGTAACCTCTAGGTGGTTTATATTGAGGGCCTTGCATGAAGCGGGCATGATTTCCTTTGATGGGCATAAGGGAGATTCTTGTTTGATACACCCGGGGGcaatgcatgacatggaaacatgcCCGACGGTAGAGGAGTTGTTTCAAGGAATGATAGACAAGGGCATGTTTGAGGTTTATG cgacgaggcgggtcgttacaacaCGCATAAGCCCCCAAGGTTTCCAGCCTATCTCAGTTAAGAAGCCTGCTCCTTTTCCCTACAAGAGTGACAAGGCGGTCCCATGGAAGTACGTCTCTCAAAGGCCCGACCGAAGGAAGGAAGATTCCATCATAGATGATCTATCCGCCGCCAAGGTCACAAACATCTCCGGCACGAGCGGCGTAACTCGTAGCGGACGGATCTTTGCAACACCCAAGCTCCTGGTGCGAGCTAAAGACCCAAAGGGGAAGGCAAAGGTGGGCATGGAAGAGAGCAGTAAGGCGAGCCCGATTCTGGATAAGGAAGTCTCAGCCGGACGGTTGGTTAAGGAAGAAGAGGACTTCAGCAAAAGAGGAATATCTGTTGAAGAAGCGACTGAGTTAAAGGTAATTGAACAACTCAATAAAACCCCTCCTAGGATCTCCTTGTTAGGACTACTCATGAACTCGGAGCCTCATCGGGCACTTTTGGTTAAAATCTTGAATGAAGCCCACGTCGCCCAAGACATATCTGTGGAGGGCTTCAGGGGCATCATCAACAATATTACCGCCAACAATTACCTCATATTCTTCGATGAGGAGATACCCGTCGAGGGTCAGGGACATAATAAGGCCTTACATGTATCCGTCAAGTGTTTGGACCACATCGTGGCCAAGGTGCTTATTGACAATGACTCATCACTTAATGTCATGCCCAAGGCTACCTTGGACAAATTGCCTTTCAATCCGTCACACCTAAGGTCGAGCTCCATGGTCGTGCGGGCTTTTAACGGCAGTCTCCCGGATGTAAGGAGGGAGATTGATCTCCCAATTCAGATTGGACCCCATGTCTGCCAGATCattttccaagtgatggatatcAACCCGGCCTTAAGCTGCCTATTGGGCCGACCTTGGATTCACTCAGTTGGGGTAGTCCCTTCAAtgctccaccaaaagttgaaatttgtGGTGGAAGGGCAATTGATCATAGTCTCAGGAGAAGAAGACATTCTTGTAAGTTGTCCTTCTTCTACGCCCTATGTAGAGGCCACGGAGGAGTCCTTGGAGATGGCCTTTCAAGCATTTGAAGTGGTGACCAATGCTTATGTCGAGTCTCCCCCGGTGCAACCACGCTCATCCGATGTCGCATTAATAGTGGCCCGTGTGATGTTGGGACATGGATATGAGCCCGACATGGGTTTGCGCTGA